Proteins encoded in a region of the Azospirillum sp. TSH58 genome:
- a CDS encoding sensor histidine kinase, whose translation MAVDIAVIHAMNVALERLAEERNRSARLTQQTQVMFSELQHRVSNNLQLASSLIAIQRSKVKDPEARRALEEAAGRLSTLGRLHRRLHAPHDGPMDMEPFLRELCQDILNTSGAERIDCTVSAAESDLPPDTLIPLALILTELVSNALEHGFPNGEAGRIAVDLRADDGGLVLTVCDDGAGLPDGFSLTRPSSLGLKIVSSLAAQIGGSFSMTGSREGGTTARLVLSQTTAP comes from the coding sequence GTGGCGGTCGACATCGCGGTGATCCACGCCATGAACGTGGCGCTGGAGCGGCTGGCGGAGGAGCGCAACCGCAGCGCCCGCCTGACACAGCAGACCCAGGTGATGTTCAGCGAGCTTCAGCACCGCGTCTCGAACAACCTTCAGCTCGCCTCGTCGCTGATCGCGATCCAGAGGTCCAAGGTCAAGGACCCCGAAGCCCGCCGCGCGCTCGAGGAGGCCGCCGGACGGCTGTCCACCCTGGGCCGCCTGCACCGCCGGCTTCACGCTCCCCACGACGGGCCGATGGACATGGAGCCGTTCCTGCGCGAGCTGTGCCAGGACATCCTGAACACCTCCGGAGCGGAGCGGATCGACTGCACGGTCAGCGCCGCGGAGTCCGACCTGCCGCCGGACACCCTGATCCCGCTGGCTCTGATCCTCACCGAACTCGTCAGCAACGCCCTGGAGCACGGTTTCCCCAACGGCGAGGCCGGACGGATCGCCGTCGACCTGCGCGCCGACGACGGAGGGCTTGTGCTGACGGTGTGCGACGACGGGGCGGGTCTTCCCGACGGCTTCTCCCTGACGCGACCCTCCAGCCTCGGCCTGAAGATCGTCAGCTCGCTGGCCGCCCAGATCGGCGGAAGCTTCAGCATGACCGGATCCCGCGAAGGGGGCACCACGGCCCGGCTGGTTCTTTCCCAGACCACAGCCCCCTGA
- the hflX gene encoding GTPase HflX, producing MPDPDDRPSPRSTASASRSVQGHDPDGAAPSSAGRALVILPVLPTHPDDGNTAARQPDARLSEAIALAQAIRLEVPHAEVIRVARPDPATLFGRGTAERIGGMVEAFHADLVVIDHPLSPVQQRNLERRFMAKVIDRTGLILEIFGDRAQTREGQLQVELAALTYQRSRLVRSWTHLERQRGGFGFLGGPGESQLELDRRLIAERITRLKSDLEEVRRTRKLHRSARQRGGTPLVALVGYTNAGKSTLFNRLSGAGVTAEDMLFATLDPTVRRIALSSGKTMALSDTVGFVSELPTQLVAAFRATLEEVQAADLILHVRDVSHPDTAAQKADVDSVLADLGIDAANDPRVVEVLNKTDQMPATARGALHMRLANQRMMEGEERAVAVSALTGEGLDDLLDLLDRRVSAGRQVLELTVNLADGRALAWLYEHGQVLDRRDENGQAHVHVALAPSDAARFESRFVGQESR from the coding sequence ATGCCTGATCCCGACGACCGCCCGTCACCCCGTTCCACCGCCTCGGCTTCCCGCAGCGTCCAGGGGCACGACCCCGACGGCGCGGCACCGTCCTCCGCGGGCCGCGCCCTGGTCATCCTGCCCGTTCTGCCCACTCACCCCGACGATGGAAACACCGCCGCGCGCCAGCCCGACGCGCGGCTTTCCGAAGCGATCGCTCTCGCCCAGGCGATCCGGCTGGAGGTGCCGCACGCCGAGGTGATCCGCGTCGCCCGTCCCGACCCCGCCACCCTGTTCGGGCGCGGGACCGCCGAGCGGATCGGCGGTATGGTCGAAGCCTTCCACGCCGATCTGGTGGTGATCGACCATCCGCTCAGCCCGGTGCAGCAGCGCAACCTGGAACGCCGCTTCATGGCCAAGGTGATCGACCGCACCGGCCTGATCCTGGAGATCTTCGGGGACCGCGCCCAGACCCGGGAGGGCCAGTTGCAGGTCGAGCTGGCGGCCCTGACCTACCAGCGCTCGCGGCTGGTGCGGTCCTGGACCCACCTTGAGCGCCAGCGCGGCGGCTTCGGCTTCCTGGGCGGCCCCGGCGAAAGCCAGCTCGAACTCGACCGCCGCCTCATCGCCGAACGCATCACCCGTCTGAAGTCGGACCTGGAGGAGGTGCGGCGGACGCGCAAGCTGCACCGCTCCGCCCGGCAGCGCGGCGGCACGCCGCTGGTGGCGCTGGTCGGCTACACCAACGCCGGCAAGTCCACCCTGTTCAACCGGCTGTCCGGCGCCGGCGTCACCGCCGAGGACATGCTGTTCGCCACGCTCGACCCCACGGTGCGCCGGATCGCCCTGTCCTCCGGCAAGACCATGGCCCTGTCGGACACGGTGGGCTTCGTCTCCGAACTGCCGACGCAGCTCGTCGCCGCCTTCCGCGCGACGCTGGAGGAGGTGCAGGCCGCCGACCTGATCCTGCACGTCCGCGATGTCTCGCACCCCGACACGGCGGCGCAGAAGGCGGACGTGGATTCGGTGCTGGCCGACCTCGGGATCGACGCCGCCAACGACCCGCGGGTGGTGGAGGTGCTGAACAAGACCGACCAGATGCCCGCGACCGCCCGCGGCGCGCTCCACATGCGCCTCGCCAACCAGCGGATGATGGAAGGGGAGGAGCGCGCCGTCGCCGTGTCCGCCCTGACCGGGGAGGGTCTCGACGACCTGCTGGATCTGTTGGACCGTCGCGTGTCCGCCGGGCGGCAGGTGCTGGAACTGACTGTGAACCTTGCGGACGGGCGCGCCCTGGCGTGGCTGTACGAACATGGGCAGGTGCTCGACCGCCGGGACGAGAACGGGCAGGCCCATGTGCATGTGGCGTTGGCCCCCTCTGACGCCGCCCGCTTCGAAAGCCGGTTCGTCGGGCAGGAAAGCCGCTGA
- the ilvD gene encoding dihydroxy-acid dehydratase: MPHYRSRTSTHGRNMAGARGLWRATGMKDGDFGKPIIAIANSFTQFVPGHVHLKDLGQLVAREIEKAGGVAKEFNTIAVDDGIAMGHDGMLYSLPSRELIADAVEYMVNAHCADALVCISNCDKITPGMLMAAMRLNIPAVFVSGGPMEAGKVNWRGKTKAVDLIDAMVAAADPTVTDEEAAVMERGSCPTCGSCSGMFTANSMNCLTEALGLSLPGNGTILATHADRKELFLAAGRMAVELCRRWYQEEDATALPRGIATFEAFENAMTLDIAMGGSTNTVLHLLAAAQEGQVPFTMADIDRLSRRVPNVCKVAPAVSDVHIEDVHKAGGIFGILGELDRGGLLNRDVATVHAKTLGDALDRWDVKRTQDEGVHTMFKAAPGGIPTTIAFSQEKRWPELDLDRDKGVIRSVDSAFSKDGGLAVLFGNIAEKGCIVKTAGVDASNLVFAGPARVFESQDAAVEAILGDTVKAGDVVVIRYEGPRGGPGMQEMLYPTSYLKSKGLGKACALVTDGRFSGGTSGLSIGHASPEAAQGGAIGLVQDGDRIEIDIPNRKINLALSDEELQRRRDAENAKGADAWKPANRNRVVSPALRAYAALTTSADRGAVRDVSQVEGIAVKR, translated from the coding sequence ATGCCGCATTATCGCTCCCGCACTTCCACGCACGGCCGCAACATGGCGGGCGCCCGCGGCCTGTGGCGCGCGACGGGCATGAAGGACGGCGATTTCGGCAAGCCGATCATCGCGATCGCCAACTCCTTCACCCAGTTCGTGCCGGGGCACGTCCACCTGAAGGATCTGGGTCAGCTCGTCGCCCGCGAGATCGAGAAGGCCGGCGGCGTCGCCAAGGAGTTCAACACCATCGCCGTGGACGACGGCATCGCCATGGGCCACGACGGCATGCTCTACAGCCTGCCCTCGCGCGAGCTGATCGCCGACGCCGTGGAGTACATGGTGAACGCCCATTGCGCCGACGCGCTGGTCTGCATCTCCAACTGCGACAAGATCACCCCCGGCATGCTGATGGCCGCGATGCGGCTGAACATCCCGGCGGTCTTCGTGTCGGGCGGCCCGATGGAGGCCGGAAAGGTCAACTGGCGCGGCAAGACCAAGGCCGTGGACCTGATCGACGCCATGGTCGCCGCCGCCGACCCGACGGTGACCGACGAGGAGGCGGCGGTGATGGAGCGCGGCTCCTGCCCGACCTGCGGCTCCTGCTCCGGCATGTTCACCGCCAACTCGATGAACTGCCTGACCGAGGCGCTGGGCCTCTCGCTGCCCGGCAACGGCACGATCCTGGCGACCCACGCCGACCGCAAGGAGCTGTTCCTGGCCGCCGGCCGCATGGCGGTGGAACTGTGCCGCCGCTGGTACCAGGAGGAGGACGCGACCGCCCTGCCCCGCGGCATCGCCACCTTCGAGGCGTTCGAGAACGCGATGACGCTGGACATCGCCATGGGCGGCTCCACCAACACGGTGCTGCATCTGCTGGCCGCCGCGCAGGAGGGTCAGGTGCCCTTCACCATGGCCGACATCGACCGGCTGTCGCGCCGCGTGCCCAACGTCTGCAAGGTCGCCCCGGCGGTGTCCGACGTCCACATCGAGGACGTGCACAAGGCCGGCGGCATCTTCGGCATCCTCGGCGAGCTTGACCGCGGCGGGCTGCTGAACCGCGACGTCGCCACCGTCCACGCCAAGACGCTGGGCGACGCGCTGGACCGCTGGGACGTCAAGCGCACCCAGGACGAGGGCGTGCACACCATGTTCAAGGCCGCTCCCGGCGGCATCCCGACGACCATCGCCTTCAGCCAGGAGAAGCGCTGGCCCGAACTGGACCTCGACCGCGACAAGGGCGTCATCCGCTCCGTCGACAGCGCCTTCAGCAAGGACGGCGGCCTCGCCGTGCTGTTCGGCAACATCGCCGAGAAGGGCTGCATCGTGAAGACGGCGGGCGTGGACGCCTCCAACCTCGTCTTCGCCGGCCCGGCCCGCGTCTTCGAAAGCCAGGACGCGGCGGTCGAAGCCATCCTGGGCGACACGGTCAAGGCGGGCGATGTGGTGGTCATCCGCTACGAAGGCCCGCGCGGCGGCCCCGGCATGCAGGAGATGCTCTACCCGACCAGCTACCTGAAGTCGAAGGGGCTGGGCAAGGCCTGCGCCCTGGTCACCGACGGCCGCTTCTCCGGCGGCACCTCGGGCCTGTCGATCGGCCACGCCTCGCCGGAAGCGGCGCAGGGCGGCGCCATCGGTCTGGTCCAGGACGGCGACCGGATCGAGATCGACATCCCCAACCGCAAGATCAACCTCGCCCTGTCCGACGAGGAGTTGCAGCGCCGCCGTGATGCCGAGAACGCCAAGGGCGCCGACGCCTGGAAGCCGGCCAACCGCAACCGCGTCGTCTCGCCGGCGCTGCGCGCCTACGCCGCCCTGACCACCAGCGCCGACCGTGGCGCGGTGCGCGACGTGTCGCAGGTCGAAGGCATCGCCGTGAAGCGCTGA
- a CDS encoding DUF4118 domain-containing protein, with protein sequence MFALATFAVALVARLALDDRLPAGFPFLTFFPAVIVTTFLAGMWPGILTALLSGLASWYFFLGTSQSLDLPPAAPLRWVSSGWSWRSTSR encoded by the coding sequence ATGTTCGCGTTGGCGACCTTTGCCGTCGCCCTGGTGGCGCGCCTTGCCCTGGACGACCGGTTGCCGGCGGGCTTTCCCTTCCTGACCTTCTTCCCGGCGGTCATCGTCACCACCTTCCTCGCCGGGATGTGGCCGGGCATCCTGACCGCGCTGCTGAGCGGGCTGGCCTCCTGGTACTTCTTCCTCGGCACCAGCCAATCGCTCGATCTGCCCCCGGCAGCGCCCTTGCGCTGGGTTTCTTCGGGCTGGTCGTGGCGGTCGACATCGCGGTGA
- a CDS encoding DUF2934 domain-containing protein, which yields MTRKPEQDRAERVRRRAHDIWEREGRPDGRHDEHWAQAEAEVDDEIRAERQSEETESSAPDAPPKRRSRTAAAKPASAKSKAAQKTAPKAAGGSGTRAAAENLSAVAAGRAEQTGTTKTGGQISRGGAASGKPGKASRRDASRG from the coding sequence ATGACCCGAAAGCCGGAGCAGGATCGGGCCGAGCGCGTGCGTCGCCGCGCCCACGACATCTGGGAACGGGAGGGCCGTCCCGACGGCCGGCACGACGAGCATTGGGCCCAGGCCGAAGCCGAGGTCGATGACGAGATCCGCGCCGAGCGGCAAAGCGAGGAAACGGAAAGCAGCGCGCCGGATGCCCCGCCGAAGCGGCGGTCCAGGACGGCCGCCGCGAAGCCGGCGTCCGCGAAATCCAAGGCCGCGCAAAAGACCGCCCCCAAAGCCGCGGGGGGCAGCGGAACGCGCGCCGCGGCGGAGAACCTGTCGGCCGTGGCCGCCGGACGGGCGGAGCAGACCGGCACGACCAAGACCGGCGGCCAGATCTCCCGCGGCGGTGCCGCCAGCGGAAAGCCGGGAAAGGCCTCGCGCCGGGATGCGTCGCGCGGCTGA
- a CDS encoding DUF1624 domain-containing protein: MPILPTSSATAAPATRTARRVGVIDLARGVALLAMALYHGSWDLTYLGLADFDLFGDPLWLAARTGILGSFLILSGLSLTLAAAGGTDRRRFLRRFALLVLAAAGVSAVSLAMFPDSPIFFGVLHHMAVASLLGLALLRLSWPALLLLGVAVIALGQTVALPLFDEPWLRWIGLMTFAPESNDYVPIFPWFGGFLFGMALGRMWRPGPATTPGGAVGRGFAWAGRHSLAVYLLHQPVLFGLLSLLAMGIGADPADVRSFQTSCAATCTASGGETAHCTATCRCVADDLNRAGLWSDFVHDRLTADGARKVDGVIQSCGSRRP; this comes from the coding sequence ATGCCCATCCTTCCCACCTCATCCGCGACGGCGGCCCCGGCGACCAGGACGGCGCGGCGCGTCGGCGTCATCGACCTGGCGCGCGGCGTGGCCTTGCTCGCCATGGCCCTCTATCACGGCTCCTGGGACCTGACCTATCTGGGGCTGGCCGATTTCGACCTGTTCGGCGATCCGCTGTGGCTGGCCGCGCGCACCGGCATCCTCGGCAGCTTCCTGATCCTGTCCGGCCTCAGCCTCACCCTGGCGGCGGCCGGCGGCACCGACCGGCGCCGCTTCCTGCGGCGCTTCGCGCTGCTCGTCCTGGCCGCGGCCGGCGTGTCGGCGGTGTCGCTGGCGATGTTTCCGGACAGCCCGATCTTCTTCGGCGTGCTGCACCATATGGCGGTGGCGAGCCTGCTCGGTCTCGCGCTCCTGCGCCTGTCCTGGCCGGCGCTTCTTCTGCTCGGCGTGGCGGTGATCGCGCTGGGCCAGACGGTCGCCCTGCCTCTGTTCGACGAGCCCTGGCTGCGCTGGATCGGGCTGATGACCTTCGCGCCGGAATCGAACGACTATGTGCCGATCTTTCCCTGGTTCGGGGGCTTCCTGTTCGGGATGGCTCTGGGACGCATGTGGCGTCCCGGCCCGGCGACGACTCCGGGCGGAGCGGTCGGGCGCGGGTTCGCCTGGGCCGGGCGGCACAGTCTGGCGGTCTATCTGCTCCACCAGCCCGTTCTGTTCGGTTTGCTGTCCCTGCTGGCGATGGGGATTGGCGCCGACCCGGCGGATGTCCGCAGCTTCCAGACCTCCTGTGCGGCCACCTGCACCGCCAGCGGCGGGGAGACGGCGCATTGCACCGCCACCTGCCGCTGCGTGGCCGACGATCTGAACCGGGCCGGCCTGTGGTCC
- a CDS encoding ATP-binding protein: MAQPRSVAQDDAGAPPDGAAFRRALAEIADALHRAEEGIGSVLSLTAADGDADRLIATLVHSPVAAGFSVLRWPQSRLPPLGGPDDLEAVAVSLLTLPDGSPDEARRDIALAAERGGGELAGEAVRGLLGFPSLQPLWLGLDGVQRAEFQVEGLASAILDLCYERPVLIVVENVQWARGLTVPLLDTLGNAVEDARLCLLTFRSPTPSERPGGWVPSGTARRIVLPGPDDGPADAVGPDGDDPKPHGQLLDALRRDRRPERIEWMAHHAPLAGEWALACACARHAGRRAEAGSRPADAARHYRDALTALDRLPMTRRHAQRRIDLWTALARTHPPLDGGATRAAEMAHALAENLGDQWRAARALSLLASLHWAGGDLSAARRTGMTALRIWRSTGSPDQQVQTLIKLGRGLTEEGRFRHADTILRAAAELAPWGNTPRLHGPTALAPVCIAAHRARCRAELGDPEEALRLARAALAQAEDSGHAASRALACLHLGWAALTAQRYAVAVEPLKRAVAITETIRLHACQPLVLGALGYALVRTGTLNDGASLLLGSREHARMLGIRRHEPQILIWIAEAALLSGQPEDAVRNARDAADKAATAGQSGDEAWARLALARGLAAQGVRGAARQSAETAARIAARRSMAPLLAQCADLQDRNGRLKACGQALDKPHEDRT, translated from the coding sequence ATGGCGCAGCCGCGGTCCGTCGCTCAGGATGATGCCGGGGCGCCACCCGATGGCGCCGCGTTCCGGCGCGCGCTGGCGGAGATCGCGGACGCCCTGCATCGGGCCGAGGAGGGCATCGGTTCCGTCCTTTCACTGACCGCAGCGGACGGCGACGCCGACCGTCTGATCGCAACGCTTGTCCACAGCCCCGTTGCCGCCGGTTTCAGCGTCCTGCGCTGGCCGCAGTCCCGGCTGCCGCCGCTGGGCGGACCCGACGATCTCGAAGCGGTGGCCGTCAGCCTTCTGACTCTGCCCGATGGCTCTCCGGACGAAGCCCGTCGGGACATCGCCCTGGCGGCCGAGCGCGGTGGCGGTGAACTGGCCGGAGAGGCGGTGCGCGGCCTGTTGGGCTTTCCATCGCTCCAGCCGCTCTGGCTCGGGCTGGACGGCGTGCAGAGGGCGGAATTCCAGGTGGAGGGGCTGGCATCCGCCATACTGGACCTGTGTTACGAACGCCCCGTCCTGATCGTGGTGGAGAACGTCCAATGGGCTCGCGGCTTGACGGTGCCGTTGCTCGACACGCTCGGCAACGCCGTCGAGGACGCGCGGCTGTGCCTGCTGACCTTCCGCTCACCCACGCCCAGCGAGCGGCCCGGTGGTTGGGTGCCCTCCGGCACGGCACGGCGCATCGTCCTGCCGGGACCGGATGACGGACCGGCCGACGCCGTCGGCCCCGATGGCGATGATCCGAAGCCACATGGCCAGCTTCTGGACGCGCTGCGCCGCGACCGGCGGCCGGAACGGATCGAGTGGATGGCCCACCACGCCCCATTGGCCGGCGAGTGGGCGCTGGCCTGCGCCTGCGCGCGGCACGCCGGGCGACGGGCGGAGGCGGGCAGCCGCCCCGCCGACGCCGCCCGTCATTACAGGGACGCTCTGACCGCGCTGGACCGGTTGCCCATGACCCGTCGGCACGCGCAACGCCGGATCGACCTGTGGACCGCCCTGGCCCGCACCCACCCGCCACTGGATGGCGGCGCGACGAGAGCGGCGGAAATGGCCCACGCGCTCGCCGAAAACCTCGGCGACCAATGGCGCGCCGCGCGCGCCCTGTCGCTTCTGGCCAGCCTGCACTGGGCCGGCGGCGACCTGTCGGCGGCCCGGCGGACGGGCATGACGGCTCTGCGGATCTGGCGGAGCACCGGAAGCCCCGATCAACAGGTGCAGACGCTCATCAAACTGGGGCGCGGATTGACCGAAGAGGGCCGCTTCCGCCACGCCGACACCATCCTGCGCGCCGCCGCCGAACTGGCGCCCTGGGGGAACACGCCCCGCCTCCACGGTCCGACCGCCTTGGCTCCGGTGTGCATCGCAGCGCACCGGGCGCGCTGCCGGGCGGAGCTGGGCGACCCGGAGGAGGCGCTGCGGCTGGCCCGTGCGGCGCTCGCCCAGGCGGAGGACAGCGGCCACGCCGCGTCGCGCGCCCTGGCCTGCCTGCATCTCGGCTGGGCCGCGTTGACCGCGCAACGCTACGCCGTGGCGGTGGAGCCGCTGAAGCGGGCCGTCGCCATCACCGAGACGATCCGCCTGCACGCCTGCCAGCCCCTCGTCCTCGGCGCGCTGGGTTACGCCCTGGTCCGCACCGGGACCCTCAACGACGGGGCGTCCTTGCTGCTTGGCAGCCGGGAGCACGCGCGGATGCTCGGCATCCGGCGCCACGAACCGCAGATCCTGATCTGGATCGCCGAGGCCGCCCTGCTCTCCGGCCAGCCGGAGGACGCCGTCCGCAACGCCCGCGACGCCGCCGATAAGGCCGCGACCGCCGGACAGTCGGGGGACGAGGCCTGGGCGCGACTCGCGCTGGCCCGTGGACTGGCCGCGCAGGGGGTGAGAGGCGCGGCCCGGCAATCCGCGGAGACCGCCGCCCGCATCGCCGCGCGGCGCTCGATGGCGCCGTTGCTGGCGCAATGCGCCGATCTGCAAGACCGTAACGGACGCTTGAAGGCTTGCGGCCAAGCGCTGGACAAACCCCACGAAGATCGAACTTAA